DNA sequence from the Paenibacillus physcomitrellae genome:
TTTGCGACAGAAGATTTGGAATATTCGCAGCAAAATATTACTCGGTTTCATCCTGATCATTGTTTTCCTTGGCATCCTCCTGCTGACGGTTGCTTCAAGACTCGATGACCTGCAGACGGAAGCTGCCTATATCAGTGATCATGATTTGGAGGTACAGAACGAGACGAACACAATTGAGAAGCTGGTTCTGGATATGGAGACGGCTCAGAGAGGATTCATTCTGACAGGAAGGGAGGCCTATCTGGAGCCTTATAATAATGCTTATAGTTCCTGGAAAGCAACCTCCGATACGCTGAGAGGGCTGATTGCCGGCGATCTCCGGCAGAGCGATCAGCTGGCCAAGATTGATGAAGAGATTACTGACTGGATCGAAAACGCGGGTAACGTCTCTATCGAATATAAACGCCAGAAGATGGATGATGAGCTAGAGAAGTTCTTTGAAAATGATCCTGGTAAACCGTTAATCGATCAGATTCGGCGGGATTTCGACAATTTCCGAGCCTACGAAAGAAATGCGACCCAACAGCGTGTGGTTGCTTTGGAGCAGGGCAACCGGAAGCTGGTCAGCTTTATATTGCTCCTCTGGCTGGGCGTAGCGGGAATTGCGCTGATCGCCGCCATTATGGTCTCCAATAATATCGTGAGCGCCATTAAACAAGTGACCGGGGCTATCCGTAAGATTGGAACCGGCGGGAATTTATCTGACCGGATTACGGTCCGAACCAAAGATGAGTTTCGGGTGTTGGCACAGGCCACCAATGAGCTGCTAAGTCAGATTGAACAAGAGAACTGGCAGAAAGAACAGTTGAAAGAAATGGCGTTAAGTCTGCAAAATAAACCGTCCACCGAGGAACTCGGCAAAGTGCTGCTGCAGAAGCTGGCAGAGCTTCTGCAGCTGCCTGTAGCCGCCTTATATATGTTGTCTAAGGACGGAAGCCGTTTAGTCCGGGCAGCCGCCTACAATATGGAGCAAAAGGATAGACCTGCCGAGTTCAAGTTCGGTGAAGGACTTGTCGGTCAATGTGCAGTAAGCAAAAGCAAAGTTCAGGTGAAGGCAGTCCCTTCGGATGCCTTGTCCATCAAATCCGGTTTTGGTACGGTAGTTCCGTTCCAAGTTGCCGCAGTGCCTGTAGTCTTTGAAGATCATGTGGTGTCTGTGCTGGAGTTCGGGATAATGGAAGAACTGGCCGCAGACAAGCAGAAATTCCTAAGCGAGCTGCTGAACACAGTAGGGGCATCCATTCATTCTATCCGTACGAAAATGGAGCTGGACCACCTTTACAGGGAAACCCAGGCGGTTAATGAGGAGCTGCAGGTACAGACCGAGGAGCTCCAAAGCCAGGCCGAAGAACTTCAGACTCAAACGGAAGAATTAACGATGCAGGCCGAAGAGCTGCATCATTTGAATGACCGCCTTGAATCGCAGAAGGCCGTTGCTGAACAATCGGCTTTAGAGCTCAAAAAAATTGCGGAAGAACTCGAGACCAGCTCCAATTTCAAATCAGAATTTCTGGCTAATATGTCGCATGAGCTTCGCACTCCGCTTAATAGTATGTTGATTTTGTCGCAGATTTTATCCGCGAATCAAAGCGGAAATATGACCAAGGAAGAGCAGAACTACGCTTCGGTTATTCACTCATCCGGCCAGGATTTGCTGCATTTGATTAACGATATTCTGGACTTGTCGAAGGTCGAAGCAGGACAAATGGATCTAAATATGATGGATGTCTCCATAAAGGACATGCTGGAATCGCTGCAGCTTCAATTCGAGAATACGGCCAAACAGAAAAATTTAGCGTTCTCCGTACGCATGGATGACCAGGTGCCGGAATCGATCCGGACGGATTCCATGCGGGTACAGCAGATATTAAAGAACCTTTTGTCCAATGCCGTTAAATTTACGGATCAGGGAGAGGTCTCGTTAGTCGTCGAGCAGAAGGACGGGAGGTTTGTCCCTCAAATTGGTAAGTCCGTCGATGTGCTTGCCTTTATCGTCCGCGACACGGGAATTGGCATTCCGCAGGATAAGCACGAGTCGATCTTTGAAGCATTCCGTCAGGCGGAAGGCAGCACCTCCCGTCGTTTTGGGGGGACTGGACTTGGTCTGTCTATTTCCTTGCAGCTTGCCAAGCTGCTTGGCGGCAGCATCAGCCTCGAAAGCCAATGGGGGGGCGGCAGCACATTTACCTTTTATTTGCCGCTCTATGAAGAAACAAGCGATCTGCTCAGGTTCGATCAAGCGTTGCTGCCTAAACCTTACGATAGTCTGATGGAGGCCCAGGCCGCTCCTACGGTTGAGACGATCAGTGCGCCGGTTGAGGAGCTTCGCTCGGATGAAGTCCGGACGGAGATTTTCGATTACAAAACGGTTCTGATCGTGGATGACGATATCCGTAATGTATATGCGCTCACAAGCTTTCTGGAGAAGCTGAACATGAAAGTTCTCATTGCCCAGAACGGTTATGAGAGTCTTGA
Encoded proteins:
- a CDS encoding CHASE3 domain-containing protein, yielding MRQKIWNIRSKILLGFILIIVFLGILLLTVASRLDDLQTEAAYISDHDLEVQNETNTIEKLVLDMETAQRGFILTGREAYLEPYNNAYSSWKATSDTLRGLIAGDLRQSDQLAKIDEEITDWIENAGNVSIEYKRQKMDDELEKFFENDPGKPLIDQIRRDFDNFRAYERNATQQRVVALEQGNRKLVSFILLLWLGVAGIALIAAIMVSNNIVSAIKQVTGAIRKIGTGGNLSDRITVRTKDEFRVLAQATNELLSQIEQENWQKEQLKEMALSLQNKPSTEELGKVLLQKLAELLQLPVAALYMLSKDGSRLVRAAAYNMEQKDRPAEFKFGEGLVGQCAVSKSKVQVKAVPSDALSIKSGFGTVVPFQVAAVPVVFEDHVVSVLEFGIMEELAADKQKFLSELLNTVGASIHSIRTKMELDHLYRETQAVNEELQVQTEELQSQAEELQTQTEELTMQAEELHHLNDRLESQKAVAEQSALELKKIAEELETSSNFKSEFLANMSHELRTPLNSMLILSQILSANQSGNMTKEEQNYASVIHSSGQDLLHLINDILDLSKVEAGQMDLNMMDVSIKDMLESLQLQFENTAKQKNLAFSVRMDDQVPESIRTDSMRVQQILKNLLSNAVKFTDQGEVSLVVEQKDGRFVPQIGKSVDVLAFIVRDTGIGIPQDKHESIFEAFRQAEGSTSRRFGGTGLGLSISLQLAKLLGGSISLESQWGGGSTFTFYLPLYEETSDLLRFDQALLPKPYDSLMEAQAAPTVETISAPVEELRSDEVRTEIFDYKTVLIVDDDIRNVYALTSFLEKLNMKVLIAQNGYESLDVVSQEPVDLVLMDIMMPEMDGYQAIREIRSTLGFTELPIIALTAKAMKEDRDKCLAAGASDYVSKPLDIHHVLGIMQVWLEKNNTQPTNEVKEF